ACCTGCCAGCCACGCCCGAGCAGGGCAGCTTGCAGCTTGGGTGCCATCTGCTTGACCCGCGCCGCCACCGCCGAACTGGGTACGGCCAGCACCAGGGCCCCGTCCTGGAACGAGATCACGTCGGTGTTGCCGGCTAACGCAGGCAAGATGGCGGCGCAATCGGATTGCAGGCGCGCCATGCGCATGGCGGCGGGCAGCAGGCTGGCCATGCGCTCATTGCCGCGCAGGAAATCTGTCGCGACAATCGAAGTCTGGCGATTTTTGGTACCGTAGATATGCACTGGGCGGGAGTGAAGGTCGATATGCCGCAACATAGCATATAAACCGGCATGGAATCGCTCAAGCTTGCGCAAACGCGTCCCGGCTCCCCGCACCGCATGCGCTGGAACGACGCGCTTTAGTGCAATTTGATAACATTCTACGACCCAACAGTCTTGTTATCCTGCCCACTGTCCCCAAGTGTGGCCGGATCGCATGATAAAATCAGTAGCTTTTTGCCATAGGCGGTCTTCGGCGGATGTGTGTCACCGTCCTCCCGGGCTCTTTTTCGCGGCGTATTTTTTGTAGAGTTAGCATGTCATTCCTGACCCAGATTTTCGGCAGCCGTAATCAGCGTCTGCTCAAGCAATACCAAAAGACCGTGCGTCAGATTAACGCGCTCGAGCCGCAGATGGAAAAGCTGCTCGATGCCGAGCTCCAGGCGAAGACTCCCGAATTCAAGGACCGCCTGGCCAAAGGCGAGTCGCTCGACGACATCTTGCCGGAAGCGTTCGCCGTCTGCCGCGAAGCGGCCAAGCGCGTCATGAAGATGCGCCATTTCGACGTCCAGCTGATCGGTGGCATGGTCCTGCACCAAGGCAAAATCGCCGAGATGGGCACGGGCGAGGGCAAGACCCTGATGGCGACCCTGCCGGTCTACCTCAACGGCCTGGCCGGCAACGGCGTGCACGTCATTACCGTCAACGACTACCTGGCACAGCGCGACGCCGAGTCGATGGGGCGCCTGTACAGCTGGCTGGGACTGTCCACCGGCGTGAACCTGTCGCAGCTCGACCACGACAGCAAGCAGCAAGCCTACGCCTCGGACATCACCTACGGTACCAACAACGAATTCGGCTTCGACTACCTGCGTGACAACATGGTCTTCGATGCGCACGAGAGGGTGCAGCGCGGCCTTAACTTCGCCGTGGTCGATGAAGTCGACTCGATCCTGATCGACGAAGCGCGTACCCCGTTGATCATTTCGGGCCAGGCCGAGAGCCATACCGAGCTGTATCAGCGCCTGAACGAACTGCCGCCGCTGCTGACCCTGCAGATCGGCGAAGAAACCTCGGACGGCAAGGGCAAGATTGAAGTCCCGGGCGACTACCTGAAGGACGAAAAAGCCCACACCGTCTTGATGACCGAGGCCGGCCACGAAAAGGCGGAAAGCATCCTGACCCAGTGGGGCCTGCTGCCAGAAGGCGCCTCGCTCTACGATGCCGCCAACATCACCCTGGTGCACCACCTGTATGCGGCGCTGCGCGCCCACGTCCTGTACCACAAGGACCAGCACTACGTGGTGCAGAACAACGAAATCGTGATCGTCGACGAGTTCACCGGCCGCCTGATGACCGGCCGCCGCTGGTCCGATGGCCTGCACCAGGCGGTGGAAGCCAAAGAAGGCGTGCGCATTCAGAACGAGAACCAGACCCTGGCCTCGATCACTTTCCAGAACTACTTCCGCATGTACAACAAGCTGGCCGGCATGACCGGCACGGCCGATACCGAAGCCTACGAATTCCAGGAGATCTACGGCCTCGAAACCGTGGTCGTCCCGCCAAACCGGCCGTCGCAGCGCAAGGACCGCCAGGACCAGGTCTACAAGTCGGCCGACGAAAAATACAACGCGATGCTGATCGACATCCGCGACTGCTACGAGCGCGGCCAGCCAGTGCTGGTCGGTACCACCTCGATCGAGAACTCCGAGCTGCTCTCGGGCATCCTGACCAAGGCCAGCCTGCCGCACAACGTGCTTAACGCCAAGCAGCACGCCCGTGAAGCGGAAATCATCGCGCAGGCCGGCCGTCCAAAGATGATCACCATCGCCACCAACATGGCCGGCCGTGGTACCGACATCGTGCTGGGCGGCATGGTCGAGAAGCAGATCCAGCTGATCGAAGCCAACCCTGCGCTGGCCGACAGCGAGAAGGCAGCCCAGTCGCAGACCTTGCGCGACGAATGGCAGTCGCTGCACGACCACGTGGTGAACGCCGGCGGCCTGCACATCATCGGCACCGAGCGCCACGAGTCGCGCCGCGTCGACAACCAGCTGCGCGGCCGTTCCGGACGCCAGGGCGATCCGGGCTCGTCGCGTTTCTACCTGTGCCTGGACGATCCGCTGCTGCGCATCTTCGCGGGCGACCGCGTGCGCTCGATCATGGAGCGCCTGAAGATGCCGGAAGGCGAGCCGATCGAGGCGGGCATCGTGACCCGTTCGATCGAGACCGCCCAGCGCAAGGTCGAGGCCAGGAACTTCGACGTGCGCAAGCAGCTGCTCGAATACGACGACGTCGCCAACGACCAGCGCAAGGTGATCTACACCCAGCGTAACGAGCTGCTCGAATCGACCGAGATGACCGACCTGATCGTCTCGCTGCGCGGCGGCGTCTTCACCGACGTGGTGCGCGCCCACGTGCCGGCCGAGTCGGTGGAAGAGCAGTGGGATATCCCGGCGCTGGAAGCGACCCTGGCCGACGAGTGGAACCTGCAGCTGCCGCTGCAGCAGATGCTCAAGGACGATCCGAACCTGAACGACGACGACATCCTCGAGCGCGTGCTCAAGGCGGCCGAAGCATCGTACGAAACCAAGGTTGCCGTGGTCGGCAAGGAGTCGTTCGGCGGCTTCGAGCGCAACGTCATGCTGCAAAGCGTCGACACGCACTGGCGCGAACACCTGGCGGCACTGGACCACCTGCGCCAGGGTATCCACCTGCGCGGCTATGCACAGAAGAATCCGAAGCAGGAATACAAGCGCGAAGCGTTCGAACTGTTCAGCAACATGCTGGACCTGATCAAGAACGAAGTGGTGCGTACCGTGATGACTGTGCGCATCCAGAGCCGCGAAGAAGTCGACGCGGTCGAGGCGGCGCTGGCGGCCCAGGCGGCGCAGCTGGAAAACGTCAACTACCAGCACGCCGACTTCAACCCGTCGGCAGCGCCCGAAGAGCTGCTCAACCCGAACCCGCAAGGCGACGGACCCGAGCCGGTATCGGCGGAAGACCACAGCACCTACCTGGGCGTGAAGGTCGGCCGCAACGATCCTTGCCCTTGCGGCAGCGGCAAGAAGTTCAAGCAGTGCCACGGCAAGCTGGCGTAATCGGCGGGTGAGTGGTAATGACGAACGGCCGGGGAAACCCGGCCGTTTTTTTACGTGTGCGTGCTTGCTGCGAGCTTGGGTCCGACCTTCATCGGGGTGACATTGATTGAGAGTGCGCGAAAGACGACAGTGCCGGATCTGGCCACTTCACCAAAAACCGTCGTTGGCGCCGCTGGCGCCTGCTGTGTACTCTCCTATTTTGTGCGACATTCGAATAAGATCCGCCACAAAACTGCAAAGTCAGACACGGTAAGCAAGAGCTGCCGGTGCCCTGCGGCTTGGCGTGTCAGCAACAAGCTCGTACACTGAGCCATGCTGAACTTCCGCTGTCGGCCCAGGCTGTGTAAAAACGCGAAGTCGCCGCCATGCCGACGGCACGCGACCACTTAAAACGCGCGCCATGGCGTTTTCTCGATGCCGGAAATGGTGAAGCGACCCCTGAAAACACGCGGATCTCGCGTTTTTACACAGCCTGGCCAAAAGCGGACCTACAAGGGAGTTGAACTTTTTAGGAAAATCGCACATGAAGGTGATCGCGGCACTGAGCGCAGTTCTCTTAATTCCATTAGCTGCGATATTTGGAACCAACGCCAGCTCAGCTCAGACAGAGCTAGTGCCAACTGCTCTTTCTATTCTTCTATTCGTAGCAGGTACTTCGCTTATTTTAGGATTGGTTTTCGGGCGTTCGGCACTTCGCAGTGCTACAATTTTCGGCGGCTTGTCCCTATTCATCATGTGGTTGCCGCTACAGTATTACGCGACCGAGGAGTCGATGATTTGCTCGGGCATTGCTCTGGTCCTTATTGTCGCCACTCAAGTCCTGTTGTTCCTGGCCGGCGGATGTAATCGTAAGAGAGAAACTGCCACGGCGATCCCTGCCCTCGTAGGTCCGTTTCGGGTCGATTTCGGCCGTTCATGACAGTCTTTGATTTTTCCGCCTTGGCAAACTGCTATTCTGAGCCTAACGGCCGGGCTCGGCCATAATCAGATACTGACAGACTACGACAACCTTGCTTTTGATTCCCGACCTTACAACGCTAACGATGCGCCATTCGATTCTCACGCCAATCCCCGAATTAGAAGAGGCCGCATTGCTCCTTGATGTTGCAGCAAATGCCATCATTGCGGGGGAACAGCACGTGGCAGCCACGCTGATTAAACAGGCCGACATTCCTGAGATCATGGTCTACGCCAAGCGGGCTGTAGGACCGTTGAGTGTAGATGTACATCGTGTTCTTCGTCGTCCGAAGTGTTTGCCTAAGGCCGAACGTGATCCTTTGCGAATGCCAAGCCAGCGAGAACAAAGAACGATATTTTCGCGCGACGGGTGGCGATGCCGCTTTTGCGGTACAAAAGTCATCTGCAAGTTGGCCAGGTCGTTGATTACTCGCGCTTTCGCAATTGAGTCGAACTGGACTAGTGCTGAATTCCAGCGGCACGCAGCCTTATATGCGCTCGCGTCGTCGCTCGACCACGTCATACCCCATGGCCGCGGAGGAAAAAATGAGTACGAAAATTATGTGACGTCGTGCTATTGCTGCCAGTTCGGTCGCGGCGAATGGACAATCGAAGAAGCGGAACTTGAAGATCCCAGGTTAAGAGCGCCGATTGTAGACAGGTGGGACGGGTTAGCCCGACTGGTGACGTAGCATCATGCCGCGGTTGTCTCAGTCTGCAATGGGTCGAAACCGGCCTGACCGCGAACGGCCAATTTCGGCCACAAGCGGTCGTTCAACAGCCCTAACAGGTAAGACAATGCAACCGTATCGAATTTTTCTGACGCTAATTTTTGCAGGTTACGGCTGCGCTGCGGCTGCTGAGCAATCGGACAGCGTCGGCAGTACGAAGCTGCCGGCCGGAGCCGTGCTGATGTGTGGAGAGCATGTCGTTGGCGATGCTTCCGCCAAGCCTATACACATCGACTGGCAGGCATTCGGTCTCCATGAGGATATGGACAAAGTTGCGCAGTTCTACCAGGTGCAGTTCGGTCAACCAACGGCTCGGGATGATATTGGACGCTACACCTGGAGGTCCAAAGGTGCACACAGCGAGTTGATATATGCAGTGCAGCCTTCGTCAACCGCTGGCCCATGGTCTGGATGTTCAACCGATTCATCGAGATTCAAAACAATTGTGTTGATTTCCAAAGGGATCTGGGCGACTAAACCCTAACTATCTCTCGCACACAGCCAAGAACCGCTCTGTTTAAGGGCGAATAGTCCTGCTGTCGAATGTCTGCAATGGGTTGTGGATTCAACCGGTCGATGCAACACACTCATGAAATCGCTGCGC
Above is a genomic segment from Massilia sp. H6 containing:
- the secA gene encoding preprotein translocase subunit SecA; translated protein: MSFLTQIFGSRNQRLLKQYQKTVRQINALEPQMEKLLDAELQAKTPEFKDRLAKGESLDDILPEAFAVCREAAKRVMKMRHFDVQLIGGMVLHQGKIAEMGTGEGKTLMATLPVYLNGLAGNGVHVITVNDYLAQRDAESMGRLYSWLGLSTGVNLSQLDHDSKQQAYASDITYGTNNEFGFDYLRDNMVFDAHERVQRGLNFAVVDEVDSILIDEARTPLIISGQAESHTELYQRLNELPPLLTLQIGEETSDGKGKIEVPGDYLKDEKAHTVLMTEAGHEKAESILTQWGLLPEGASLYDAANITLVHHLYAALRAHVLYHKDQHYVVQNNEIVIVDEFTGRLMTGRRWSDGLHQAVEAKEGVRIQNENQTLASITFQNYFRMYNKLAGMTGTADTEAYEFQEIYGLETVVVPPNRPSQRKDRQDQVYKSADEKYNAMLIDIRDCYERGQPVLVGTTSIENSELLSGILTKASLPHNVLNAKQHAREAEIIAQAGRPKMITIATNMAGRGTDIVLGGMVEKQIQLIEANPALADSEKAAQSQTLRDEWQSLHDHVVNAGGLHIIGTERHESRRVDNQLRGRSGRQGDPGSSRFYLCLDDPLLRIFAGDRVRSIMERLKMPEGEPIEAGIVTRSIETAQRKVEARNFDVRKQLLEYDDVANDQRKVIYTQRNELLESTEMTDLIVSLRGGVFTDVVRAHVPAESVEEQWDIPALEATLADEWNLQLPLQQMLKDDPNLNDDDILERVLKAAEASYETKVAVVGKESFGGFERNVMLQSVDTHWREHLAALDHLRQGIHLRGYAQKNPKQEYKREAFELFSNMLDLIKNEVVRTVMTVRIQSREEVDAVEAALAAQAAQLENVNYQHADFNPSAAPEELLNPNPQGDGPEPVSAEDHSTYLGVKVGRNDPCPCGSGKKFKQCHGKLA
- a CDS encoding DUF721 domain-containing protein gives rise to the protein MASLLPAAMRMARLQSDCAAILPALAGNTDVISFQDGALVLAVPSSAVAARVKQMAPKLQAALLGRGWQVESVKLKVQVARAMPQKPEMRSLELPPTAVQAFEDLAQSLEDTTQNKDLVAALRRLAQKRR
- a CDS encoding HNH endonuclease — encoded protein: MRHSILTPIPELEEAALLLDVAANAIIAGEQHVAATLIKQADIPEIMVYAKRAVGPLSVDVHRVLRRPKCLPKAERDPLRMPSQREQRTIFSRDGWRCRFCGTKVICKLARSLITRAFAIESNWTSAEFQRHAALYALASSLDHVIPHGRGGKNEYENYVTSCYCCQFGRGEWTIEEAELEDPRLRAPIVDRWDGLARLVT